One window of Nostoc sp. UHCC 0926 genomic DNA carries:
- a CDS encoding DUF7226 domain-containing protein produces the protein MFEIVSTPELQKKIKNLQGYYPPEACQEINHFLEILKQDGHLSKTNFYDINTNEIAGLYCNLFYKPYLEEKKILLIDIKMKAADIFKQRFTIEDDWDDNSCVDSIPQYDKPKKIIEAILLIYQGITDSYELGYKLGNRGKKNVYISRHGQYAKQALEALKLITRMRQGNKWLTELTQKGRLIAEAPNEDLQVRLLIEAMLSYPPVWRIIDAVSLKQSQLNSVLVLNDEVVKELTFPEVLKDADTSNRRSQTLKNWIKWISKKSGIPIRIHEEGVQLTIPMLFAEVLDGANTD, from the coding sequence ATGTTTGAGATAGTATCTACCCCAGAACTTCAAAAGAAAATAAAAAATTTACAAGGCTATTATCCACCTGAAGCCTGCCAAGAGATTAATCATTTTTTAGAAATACTCAAGCAAGACGGACATTTGAGTAAAACAAATTTTTACGATATTAATACTAATGAAATTGCAGGTTTATATTGCAATTTATTTTACAAACCTTATTTAGAAGAAAAGAAAATATTACTAATTGATATTAAAATGAAAGCGGCAGATATTTTTAAGCAAAGGTTTACGATTGAGGATGATTGGGATGATAATAGCTGTGTAGATTCTATTCCCCAATATGATAAACCTAAGAAAATAATTGAGGCTATCTTACTTATTTATCAAGGAATAACAGACTCATACGAACTAGGTTATAAATTAGGTAATAGAGGAAAGAAAAACGTATATATTTCTCGACATGGACAGTATGCAAAACAGGCTTTGGAAGCACTCAAGCTGATTACAAGGATGCGTCAGGGCAATAAGTGGCTGACTGAATTAACCCAAAAGGGCAGATTAATTGCTGAAGCACCTAATGAAGATTTACAAGTCAGACTGCTCATTGAAGCTATGTTAAGTTACCCTCCTGTTTGGCGGATTATTGATGCAGTCTCACTAAAACAATCACAACTAAATAGTGTGCTAGTTTTAAATGATGAAGTAGTTAAAGAGCTTACTTTTCCAGAGGTATTAAAAGACGCAGATACTAGTAATCGTCGCTCACAGACTTTAAAAAACTGGATAAAGTGGATATCTAAAAAGTCAGGAATTCCTATCCGTATCCATGAAGAAGGGGTACAGCTTACAATTCCAATGTTATTTGCAGAAGTACTGGATGGTGCAAACACTGACTAA
- a CDS encoding prevent-host-death family protein, which yields MSSFKQLPLSDLRESLPKFKRQVQLGMKRIAATYYGQVVGFLVPLKDLEKALEDNAINKSEEMSLSDFRLHLTECWEHLQVDVDCIYVTYHTRRAVAFVSPRLIAYLPIPVSEVADKLLAINSGLIEVGSLTQEK from the coding sequence GTGAGTTCTTTCAAGCAGCTTCCATTATCAGACCTAAGAGAAAGCCTGCCGAAGTTCAAGCGTCAGGTGCAGTTAGGGATGAAAAGAATTGCTGCTACTTATTATGGGCAAGTAGTTGGATTCTTAGTGCCTTTAAAGGATTTAGAAAAAGCTCTAGAAGATAATGCCATCAATAAAAGCGAAGAAATGTCATTATCAGATTTCCGGCTACATCTAACCGAGTGCTGGGAGCATTTACAAGTTGATGTTGATTGTATTTATGTAACCTATCATACACGGAGAGCGGTTGCATTCGTTAGCCCTCGGTTGATTGCCTATCTTCCGATTCCAGTGTCAGAAGTTGCAGATAAACTACTTGCTATTAATAGCGGTCTTATTGAAGTTGGAAGTTTGACTCAGGAGAAGTAA